The following proteins are co-located in the Paracoccaceae bacterium Fryx2 genome:
- a CDS encoding TniQ family protein, with protein sequence MSGPLHPYIPYDDTETTESYLRRLSLYHTGRGGPDLLADFGIDLRDFSSGAADALATLAEITGVEAHRLRAGMFLHRPRYREFRDEVVSIEFVRAEGAMVCPECLREDAVDRHRWSPKGRISWRMRALHTCPYHNCCLVQTDGVAAEKDPSDVFIMLERICELEVEPQVPTALEQSILNRLSGASSGAGLWLDTQTMEQGIRACEMVGATLTHGLTFTAKALTAEDWRQAGETGFQIARGGADAMTTALSQIASMSTTTAGQAGPKAVYGRMGTSIFDCFRGNGIAGSARSAAATFS encoded by the coding sequence ATGAGCGGCCCGCTACACCCTTATATTCCTTATGACGACACTGAAACCACCGAGTCCTATCTGCGCCGGCTGAGCCTGTATCACACGGGGCGGGGCGGCCCTGACCTACTGGCGGATTTCGGCATCGATCTGCGGGACTTCTCGTCCGGTGCGGCTGATGCGCTTGCGACCTTGGCGGAAATAACGGGCGTCGAGGCACACCGGCTCAGGGCTGGAATGTTTTTACACCGGCCCAGATACCGTGAGTTCCGGGACGAAGTGGTCAGCATTGAGTTCGTCCGGGCAGAGGGAGCCATGGTTTGCCCTGAATGCCTTCGCGAAGATGCAGTAGATCGGCATCGGTGGTCGCCGAAGGGGCGCATCTCATGGCGAATGCGGGCCTTGCACACCTGTCCGTATCACAATTGCTGTTTGGTGCAGACCGATGGCGTCGCGGCCGAAAAGGACCCCTCTGATGTGTTCATCATGCTGGAGAGAATATGTGAGCTCGAGGTTGAACCGCAGGTGCCTACCGCACTCGAGCAGAGCATCTTGAACCGATTGAGCGGCGCAAGCTCTGGCGCTGGCCTATGGCTGGACACCCAGACGATGGAACAGGGTATCAGAGCCTGCGAGATGGTTGGCGCGACCCTCACGCACGGCCTGACATTCACCGCAAAGGCCTTGACCGCTGAAGACTGGCGACAAGCGGGAGAGACCGGCTTCCAGATTGCGCGCGGTGGCGCGGATGCGATGACGACAGCCTTGTCGCAGATCGCGTCGATGTCGACCACGACGGCAGGTCAGGCAGGCCCGAAGGCCGTCTATGGTCGTATGGGCACCTCGATTTTTGACTGTTTTCGCGGCAACGGCATAGCAGGTTCTGCCCGAAGCGCGGCAGCGACCTTCAGCTGA
- the drt3b gene encoding antiviral reverse transcriptase Drt3b, with translation MLKRKRVVLDKNDWVRVLLSETTPAEMPVIVSNDGFYFNIISKNRHAPLDTLINILLTPSVKKRFSIPFNYKITKDRESFRRLSLPHPRAQLEVVNFYKRFSSLIAHYSQVGPFSLRRPKRIASHYYRAGMNDDVFAVKTQDIMDESAERSAKHAASVFSYSGYRRLYRFFDSPTYSNLERKFRHMASLDVNKCFDSIYTHSISWSLKSKTEAKLTTTAESFGGAFDRLMQSMNYNETNGIIIGPEVSRIFAEIIFNKIDLDIHTSLADQGFKNGTDYSIFRYVDNIYVFYNNRTTFNSGHLDF, from the coding sequence ATGCTTAAGAGAAAAAGAGTTGTTCTTGACAAGAATGATTGGGTCCGAGTTCTCTTGAGTGAAACAACTCCAGCAGAAATGCCAGTGATTGTATCGAATGACGGATTCTATTTTAATATCATTTCTAAAAACCGCCATGCACCGCTTGACACTTTAATCAACATTCTTTTGACACCGTCCGTCAAAAAGAGATTTTCAATACCATTCAATTACAAGATTACTAAGGATCGGGAATCATTTCGACGCTTAAGTTTGCCCCACCCCCGAGCACAGCTAGAGGTGGTGAATTTCTATAAGCGTTTCAGTAGTCTTATTGCGCACTACTCGCAAGTTGGACCGTTTTCGCTCAGACGCCCGAAGCGCATTGCAAGTCACTACTATCGTGCAGGAATGAACGACGATGTGTTCGCAGTGAAGACCCAAGACATCATGGATGAAAGCGCTGAGAGATCAGCGAAACATGCTGCCAGCGTTTTCTCTTATTCAGGGTATAGACGTCTCTATAGGTTCTTTGATTCACCAACATACTCCAACTTAGAGAGAAAATTCCGGCACATGGCGTCGCTGGACGTAAATAAGTGCTTTGATAGTATATATACACACTCCATTTCTTGGTCCCTCAAGTCGAAGACGGAAGCGAAACTCACAACGACCGCAGAAAGCTTTGGCGGTGCGTTTGATCGCTTAATGCAATCAATGAATTACAACGAGACAAATGGTATTATCATAGGTCCAGAAGTAAGCAGAATATTTGCCGAAATCATCTTCAACAAAATCGATCTAGATATCCATACATCTCTCGCGGATCAGGGTTTCAAAAATGGAACTGATTACAGCATCTTCAGATATGTCGACAATATATATGTCTTTTACAACAATCGCACGACTTTTAATTCAGGGCACCTCGATTTTTGA
- a CDS encoding phage tail tape measure C-terminal domain-containing protein — MAIAALSVRGLATALVILRGALIRTGIGALIVGAGELVYWFTRLVTGAGGFGAAMGLLNDVAVEVWSRIRMAASSAGAAATAMFYDLKADAAMGMASAIESVVGFGNATANTFEGALLAVKAIWSRLPGVIGDLVFTAANRMLDGIEAMLNGALGRIDAFTGKIRDALAAVGIETTFGQIGEISLGDITNPFAGASAEAGTVAAEAFQRAFAKNPLTAPDLGLSGLATDALATANSYRQAATDLAAGATAPLASWQALKDAVSGSAAAGADALDEAQASASGVAEALDGATSAANSAGGAVKSAAEVAKTGWAAVSQSLADYSKQAMDWGKGLGSTLVSGFQSAETAFKQFITTGKFDFKSLVSSILADLATLAFKRAVLGPIASALSGAFGGGDIFGSVLHAGGMVGTGGTSRRVPALAFAAAPRMHAGGWAGLKPDEVPAILQRGERVLSRRQAAGYGAGGAAPNMSISIDARGAQIGVAEQIEARLRAALPEIARIAKQSVADGRRRGQAI; from the coding sequence ATGGCGATAGCGGCGCTGTCGGTGCGCGGGCTTGCCACAGCCCTTGTCATTTTGCGGGGCGCGCTGATCCGCACCGGCATTGGCGCGCTGATCGTGGGCGCTGGTGAGTTGGTCTATTGGTTCACCCGGCTTGTTACAGGTGCTGGCGGCTTTGGCGCCGCGATGGGGCTTTTGAACGACGTCGCGGTCGAGGTCTGGAGCCGCATTAGAATGGCCGCGAGCTCAGCTGGGGCCGCGGCCACCGCGATGTTCTACGATCTGAAAGCGGATGCGGCCATGGGCATGGCGTCCGCAATTGAAAGCGTGGTGGGGTTTGGTAATGCGACAGCCAACACCTTTGAAGGCGCTCTTCTGGCCGTGAAGGCAATCTGGTCGCGCCTGCCTGGCGTGATTGGCGATCTGGTGTTCACAGCGGCCAACCGCATGCTCGACGGCATTGAGGCAATGCTGAACGGAGCCCTCGGGCGGATTGATGCTTTTACCGGCAAGATCCGGGATGCGCTGGCAGCCGTAGGGATTGAGACCACCTTTGGCCAGATTGGCGAAATCAGTCTTGGTGATATTACAAACCCCTTTGCGGGGGCCTCGGCCGAGGCGGGCACGGTGGCGGCAGAAGCGTTCCAGCGCGCCTTTGCCAAAAACCCCCTGACCGCCCCTGATCTTGGTCTGAGCGGCCTTGCCACTGACGCGCTTGCGACTGCGAACAGCTACCGCCAGGCAGCGACTGATCTGGCCGCAGGGGCCACAGCGCCGCTTGCAAGTTGGCAGGCGCTCAAAGATGCCGTAAGCGGCAGTGCTGCTGCGGGGGCTGATGCGCTTGATGAGGCACAGGCATCGGCCTCAGGCGTTGCGGAGGCGCTGGACGGTGCAACAAGCGCGGCAAACTCTGCAGGTGGGGCGGTCAAGAGCGCCGCCGAAGTGGCCAAAACCGGCTGGGCGGCCGTCTCACAATCCTTGGCGGACTATTCCAAGCAGGCGATGGACTGGGGCAAGGGCCTTGGCAGCACTTTGGTCAGCGGCTTTCAATCGGCTGAAACTGCGTTCAAGCAATTTATCACCACCGGCAAGTTCGACTTCAAGTCCTTGGTGTCTTCAATCCTCGCTGATCTGGCAACGCTGGCGTTCAAGCGCGCAGTTTTGGGACCCATTGCCAGTGCGCTGTCGGGGGCGTTTGGCGGTGGGGATATATTTGGCTCGGTTTTGCATGCAGGCGGCATGGTCGGGACTGGCGGAACCAGCCGCAGGGTTCCAGCGCTGGCCTTTGCCGCAGCACCGCGCATGCATGCTGGAGGCTGGGCGGGTCTGAAACCCGATGAGGTGCCCGCAATCTTGCAGCGCGGCGAGCGGGTGTTAAGCCGCAGGCAGGCAGCGGGCTATGGCGCAGGCGGGGCGGCACCAAACATGTCGATCTCAATTGACGCGCGCGGCGCACAAATTGGCGTGGCCGAACAGATTGAGGCCCGCCTGCGCGCGGCACTTCCTGAAATCGCGCGCATCGCCAAGCAAAGCGTCGCGGATGGGCGGCGACGGGGTCAGGCGATATGA
- a CDS encoding phage tail protein, with protein sequence MALIEAANICDEPVALAGGGVELRYACNGVITLSEVPKTIIEGLLTSFAGRCAFSGGSWRIHAGAWRAPSVALTSDHVREAGLTLATRVTMSSNFNGVRGQFVSPENDWQPDDFPAYASAAYLAEDGGEQKWRDISLPFTISATMAQRLAKIELERARRQMTVRLSGKLSAWAATVGDVVTLSYDRWGFAAKPFEVQGVSLDLAASGNAALLLPELVLRETSPLVYDWAASEAQIYAAAPRTALPNAFDIPAPGPPTVTEDLYITRDGGGLKVLARVAWEAAPSGFVAGYQLQARQSEGGDWLDYGRTDGTSLEIRDVAPGAWQFRVKAISVLGVSSVWQTASVEILGLTAPPAGLGSVTLQTAGGLAILKWARSVDPDVRVGGNIVIRHSKEVTATWSDSYSMDRVGGGEATLGEAHGFRNAQTTVIAPTGTIGLVMDCDTTGIEPDFALVKFKKLAGGGYFKIINQSVPAALEKLGYGSAQIAEMVAHAVGHGSLGNCPGINHTSLIGHGFGPRELEKIEGALPSAFDIRFVFNQWTLGADFCKGTLGIPDEKLADPAFDLLRHLGFTKAQIDAANDHVCGTMTLEGAPFLKPAHLSVFDCANACGKTGKRYLSVESHIHMMAAAQSFISGAISKTINMPNSASIAETLAAYELSWSLGIKANALYRDGSKLSQPLASALIDDDEEAEEILASGNQHEKAVVLAEKIIEKVIIKEIVRSHREKLPERRKGYTQKAIVGGHKVYLRTGEYRDGTLGEIFIDMHKEGAGFRAMMNNFAIAVSVGLQYGVPLEEFVEAFTFTRFEPAGMVQGNDSIKNATSILDYIFRELAVSYLDRTDLAHVKPTGATFDDLGRGDQEGKRNISEVTDAAASRGLEVLRQISSTGYLRKRLPQELVVLQGGMNGTTALAERMDAVTAAMGFADAAATYTATSALASGTVSMDPRTKAKMQGYEGDPCGECGNYTLVRNGTCMKCNTCGGTSGCS encoded by the coding sequence ATGGCCCTCATTGAGGCGGCCAATATCTGCGACGAGCCGGTGGCACTCGCAGGGGGTGGGGTGGAGCTGCGCTATGCCTGCAACGGGGTCATCACGCTTTCTGAGGTTCCCAAAACCATCATCGAGGGGTTGCTGACATCCTTTGCCGGGCGTTGCGCTTTCTCGGGCGGGTCTTGGCGCATTCATGCAGGGGCGTGGCGCGCACCGTCCGTGGCGCTGACCTCCGACCATGTTCGCGAGGCCGGTCTGACCTTGGCCACGCGGGTGACGATGTCGTCAAACTTCAACGGGGTGCGCGGACAGTTCGTTTCCCCAGAGAACGACTGGCAGCCCGATGACTTTCCGGCCTATGCCAGTGCTGCCTATTTGGCGGAGGACGGCGGAGAGCAGAAATGGCGCGATATCTCGCTGCCCTTCACCATCTCGGCCACGATGGCGCAGCGACTGGCCAAGATTGAGCTGGAACGCGCGCGGCGTCAAATGACGGTACGGCTGTCGGGCAAGCTGTCCGCTTGGGCGGCCACAGTCGGCGATGTGGTGACCCTGTCCTATGATCGTTGGGGCTTTGCTGCCAAACCGTTTGAGGTGCAGGGCGTCAGCCTTGATCTTGCGGCCTCGGGTAATGCGGCACTGCTGCTGCCAGAACTGGTCCTGCGCGAAACCTCGCCGCTGGTGTACGACTGGGCTGCAAGCGAGGCACAGATATATGCGGCCGCCCCACGCACGGCGTTGCCGAATGCTTTTGATATTCCAGCTCCGGGGCCGCCCACGGTTACAGAGGATCTTTATATTACCCGCGATGGTGGCGGGCTCAAGGTTCTGGCGCGCGTTGCCTGGGAGGCCGCCCCTTCGGGCTTTGTTGCGGGCTATCAACTGCAGGCACGGCAGAGTGAAGGCGGTGATTGGCTGGATTATGGCCGCACCGATGGTACCAGCCTTGAGATCCGTGATGTTGCGCCCGGCGCATGGCAATTCCGGGTGAAAGCGATCTCGGTGCTGGGCGTGTCGTCGGTCTGGCAAACCGCGTCAGTCGAAATTCTGGGCCTGACAGCACCCCCAGCCGGGCTGGGCAGCGTCACGCTGCAAACCGCCGGTGGTCTTGCCATCCTGAAATGGGCCCGCTCCGTTGATCCTGATGTGCGGGTTGGCGGCAATATCGTGATCCGCCATTCGAAAGAAGTCACGGCGACTTGGTCGGACAGCTATTCGATGGACCGGGTGGGCGGCGGCGAGGCTACGCTCGGCGAGGCGCATGGCTTTCGCAACGCGCAGACCACCGTCATCGCCCCCACCGGCACCATCGGCCTTGTGATGGATTGCGACACCACCGGCATCGAGCCCGACTTTGCGCTGGTCAAGTTCAAGAAGCTGGCGGGCGGCGGCTACTTCAAGATCATCAACCAGTCGGTTCCGGCGGCGCTGGAGAAGCTCGGCTACGGCTCGGCGCAGATTGCCGAAATGGTGGCCCATGCCGTGGGCCATGGCAGCCTGGGCAACTGCCCCGGCATCAACCACACCTCGCTGATCGGCCACGGCTTCGGCCCGCGCGAACTGGAAAAGATCGAAGGCGCGCTGCCCTCGGCCTTCGACATCCGCTTTGTCTTCAACCAGTGGACACTGGGCGCCGATTTCTGCAAGGGCACCCTTGGTATCCCCGACGAGAAGCTGGCCGACCCGGCCTTCGACCTGCTGCGCCACCTCGGCTTCACCAAGGCGCAGATCGACGCCGCCAACGACCATGTCTGCGGCACCATGACGCTGGAAGGCGCGCCCTTCCTCAAGCCCGCGCACCTGAGCGTGTTCGATTGCGCCAATGCCTGCGGCAAGACTGGCAAGCGGTATCTTTCGGTGGAAAGCCACATCCACATGATGGCGGCGGCGCAGTCGTTCATTTCCGGAGCGATCTCCAAGACCATCAACATGCCGAACTCGGCCAGCATCGCCGAAACGCTGGCGGCCTATGAATTGTCGTGGAGCCTCGGCATCAAGGCCAACGCGCTGTACCGCGACGGATCGAAGCTCAGCCAGCCGCTTGCCTCTGCCCTGATCGACGACGACGAGGAGGCCGAGGAGATCCTTGCCTCCGGCAACCAGCACGAAAAGGCCGTGGTTCTGGCCGAGAAGATCATCGAAAAGGTGATCATCAAGGAAATCGTCCGCAGCCACCGCGAAAAGCTGCCCGAGCGCCGCAAGGGCTATACGCAAAAGGCGATCGTCGGCGGTCACAAGGTCTATCTGCGCACCGGCGAATACCGGGACGGCACGCTGGGCGAGATCTTCATCGACATGCACAAGGAAGGTGCGGGCTTCCGCGCCATGATGAACAACTTCGCCATCGCGGTATCGGTCGGCCTGCAATACGGCGTGCCGCTGGAGGAGTTTGTCGAGGCCTTCACCTTCACCCGGTTCGAGCCGGCCGGCATGGTTCAGGGCAACGACAGTATCAAGAACGCGACCTCGATCCTCGACTACATCTTCCGCGAACTGGCGGTCAGCTACCTGGACCGCACCGATCTGGCACACGTCAAACCGACGGGCGCCACCTTCGACGACCTCGGGCGCGGCGATCAGGAAGGCAAGCGCAACATCTCGGAAGTGACCGACGCCGCCGCCTCGCGCGGGCTGGAAGTGCTGCGCCAGATCTCGTCCACCGGCTACCTGCGCAAGCGCCTGCCGCAGGAACTGGTGGTGCTGCAGGGCGGCATGAACGGCACCACCGCCCTTGCCGAACGGATGGACGCCGTGACCGCCGCCATGGGCTTTGCCGACGCGGCCGCCACCTACACCGCAACCTCGGCGCTCGCCTCCGGCACGGTGTCGATGGACCCCCGCACCAAGGCAAAGATGCAGGGCTACGAAGGCGACCCCTGCGGGGAATGCGGCAACTACACGCTGGTCCGCAACGGCACCTGCATGAAGTGCAACACCTGCGGCGGCACGAGCGGGTGCAGCTGA
- a CDS encoding TniB family NTP-binding protein, with protein sequence MNDRPEIDDSLSGASTLKLPCDPSDASASVDWLRNRYMKTVRDPIFNDALEEILETDHDGRLTARPQRIGLIKETRGILVVGHTGDGKTALIRRNLTRHPSIGLTEGIEPGKALYLRVPPEATLKGVATKILTETGYGRVQEKINTSVVWDMAIHRLSGRGITILWIDEAHHMFRLSKEVDAVLRRMKSLMQGETSLALIVSGIRFLDEKIQTDAETSERFSRVRLGPIRSDQERRDLRKFIDLCCSFVDLSPVTDPDLVARLEFATRGSIGRSIEFCHSAVHRALRRGDRTLTLDDFRRGFDLKRGFSDDGPFDPEDWPVLKDILEKKGWSA encoded by the coding sequence ATGAACGACCGACCAGAAATTGACGACAGCCTTTCGGGGGCGTCGACGCTGAAACTGCCGTGCGATCCGAGCGACGCATCAGCCAGCGTCGACTGGCTTCGGAATCGCTATATGAAAACTGTCCGCGATCCGATCTTCAACGACGCTCTCGAGGAAATTCTTGAGACTGATCATGATGGGCGGTTGACCGCGCGCCCGCAGCGTATCGGCTTGATCAAAGAAACACGCGGCATTTTGGTGGTCGGACATACGGGGGACGGCAAGACGGCACTAATACGCCGGAATCTCACGCGGCATCCTTCTATCGGGCTTACCGAAGGTATTGAACCGGGCAAGGCGCTCTACCTTCGTGTGCCCCCCGAAGCGACCCTCAAGGGAGTCGCGACAAAAATCCTAACTGAGACGGGGTATGGTCGTGTTCAGGAAAAGATAAACACATCCGTGGTGTGGGATATGGCTATCCACCGTCTTTCGGGGCGGGGGATTACAATCCTGTGGATTGACGAGGCACACCACATGTTCCGTCTGTCGAAGGAGGTGGATGCTGTTCTGCGGCGTATGAAGTCCCTTATGCAGGGGGAAACCAGTCTGGCGTTGATCGTATCGGGGATCAGGTTTCTGGATGAAAAAATTCAGACCGACGCCGAAACCAGCGAACGCTTTTCGCGCGTGCGGCTGGGGCCGATCCGTTCAGACCAGGAACGTCGCGATCTGCGCAAGTTCATCGACCTTTGCTGTTCTTTCGTAGATCTTTCCCCGGTGACCGACCCTGACCTTGTCGCGCGACTGGAGTTTGCCACGCGCGGCAGCATCGGGCGCTCAATCGAGTTCTGCCACTCCGCCGTCCATCGGGCGCTGCGTCGCGGCGACAGAACATTGACCCTCGACGATTTCCGGCGCGGTTTTGATCTCAAGCGCGGCTTTAGTGACGATGGGCCGTTTGATCCTGAGGACTGGCCGGTGCTGAAGGATATTCTGGAAAAGAAAGGGTGGTCTGCATGA
- a CDS encoding phage tail tube protein, with the protein MARAQGARAQMALAFETIYGTAPTTGFKLMPFASTSLGAEQPLLASDLLGYGRDPLAPIKDAVTADGDVSVPIDIEAFGFWLKAAFGAPVTSGTTPKTHTFTSGSWALPSFSVETGMPEVPRYAMYSGCMLDQLSWTMQRSGLLTATAKIIAQGETIATASGAGTPNAIALQRFGHFNGSIKRNGTALGHVVSAEITYANNLERVETIRADGKIDGADPAMAALTGKIDVRFADSALVTQAIDGAPCELEFSYSLGASASLSFTAHAVYLPRPRIEIQGPQGIQASFDWQAAKGTTPARLCTIVLTNSVASYA; encoded by the coding sequence ATGGCACGTGCGCAAGGCGCGCGGGCGCAGATGGCGCTGGCGTTTGAGACTATTTATGGCACCGCCCCGACCACGGGGTTCAAGCTGATGCCCTTTGCCAGCACCTCGCTTGGGGCTGAGCAACCGCTGCTGGCCTCGGACCTCTTGGGTTATGGTCGCGATCCGCTGGCCCCGATCAAAGATGCGGTGACGGCGGACGGTGATGTCTCGGTGCCGATTGATATCGAGGCGTTCGGGTTTTGGCTCAAGGCCGCCTTTGGCGCGCCCGTTACCAGCGGCACCACGCCCAAAACGCACACCTTCACCTCAGGGTCTTGGGCACTGCCGAGCTTCTCGGTGGAAACCGGCATGCCGGAGGTACCGCGCTATGCGATGTATTCGGGCTGCATGTTGGATCAGCTGAGCTGGACCATGCAGCGCTCGGGGCTGTTGACAGCGACGGCCAAGATCATCGCGCAGGGCGAGACGATTGCCACCGCATCAGGTGCGGGTACGCCGAACGCAATCGCGCTGCAGCGTTTTGGCCACTTTAACGGCTCCATCAAGCGCAATGGCACAGCCCTTGGCCATGTGGTCTCGGCAGAGATTACCTATGCCAACAACCTTGAGCGGGTGGAGACCATCCGAGCAGATGGCAAGATCGATGGGGCGGATCCGGCGATGGCGGCTTTGACGGGCAAGATTGATGTGCGCTTTGCTGACAGCGCGCTGGTGACCCAAGCCATTGATGGCGCGCCTTGCGAGTTGGAGTTCAGCTACAGCCTTGGGGCCAGTGCCAGCCTCAGCTTTACGGCCCATGCGGTCTATCTGCCCCGGCCCCGGATCGAGATCCAAGGGCCGCAGGGCATTCAAGCCTCGTTTGATTGGCAGGCGGCGAAGGGGACGACGCCTGCACGGCTTTGCACCATTGTCCTCACCAACTCAGTCGCGAGCTATGCATGA
- the drt3a gene encoding antiviral reverse transcriptase Drt3a: MHSFAYTQGSFDDFYKKLDRAKYGIADRDAFRDRVNILRGRINSLDFPYHFKIFKSKSRTLCTPADYETTILVRKVNSDFNRVAKIANISRSETIKSIKCMCSEEVPYTVVRLDIRRFYDSINIDHLISVVSHATRHTYALRRNIEAFLRWSRVNIGGVPTGLSLSASLAEFYLRQEFDEKVRQIPGVNFYTRYVDDIILVCLPGKSGADYIAAAESLLPLGLKFNDDPIKKTFVELRSAEAKGTFEYLGYSFLVGGFENTAEYKGRKVLIDIAKSKIDRRKTRFVKSLLQFLKDGSENDLKRRHLLINSGYTYRDAATDCVISAGICNTYSEIDFPSNALLELNEFYKFCLVGKKFPLRPRLKMSHLSSSAVRTMLSLDPNKHVQLKKYISFTASELTNLTRCWRDA, translated from the coding sequence TTGCATAGCTTTGCGTATACACAAGGATCCTTTGACGACTTCTATAAAAAATTAGATCGAGCAAAATATGGAATCGCGGATAGGGACGCCTTTCGTGATAGAGTAAATATACTTCGGGGTAGGATCAACTCCCTAGATTTTCCATACCACTTCAAAATTTTCAAAAGCAAAAGCAGAACGCTATGCACACCTGCAGATTATGAAACCACAATTTTGGTTCGCAAGGTAAATTCAGATTTTAATAGAGTCGCTAAAATTGCAAATATCAGCAGAAGCGAAACGATTAAATCGATCAAGTGCATGTGCTCGGAGGAAGTCCCATATACTGTAGTTAGGTTAGATATCAGGCGATTTTACGACAGTATAAACATTGACCATTTAATTAGTGTAGTATCACATGCAACTCGGCATACCTACGCTCTGAGGCGAAATATCGAAGCTTTCCTGCGATGGTCAAGGGTTAATATTGGTGGCGTTCCAACGGGTCTGTCATTATCCGCTTCTCTTGCGGAGTTCTATTTGAGGCAAGAGTTTGATGAGAAAGTTCGTCAGATTCCAGGAGTTAACTTTTATACACGATATGTGGATGACATAATTTTAGTTTGCTTACCAGGTAAATCAGGCGCTGATTATATAGCAGCGGCTGAAAGCCTTTTGCCGTTAGGTCTAAAGTTCAACGATGACCCGATCAAGAAAACGTTTGTTGAGTTAAGATCCGCCGAGGCCAAGGGAACTTTCGAATATCTTGGCTACTCATTCTTGGTAGGCGGGTTCGAGAATACTGCCGAATACAAAGGAAGGAAGGTATTGATTGACATTGCCAAGTCGAAAATTGATAGAAGAAAAACTCGCTTTGTAAAGTCACTACTGCAGTTCCTTAAGGACGGATCTGAAAATGACCTAAAGCGGAGGCACCTCCTAATAAATAGTGGATACACCTATAGGGACGCAGCCACCGACTGCGTTATAAGTGCGGGCATCTGTAACACTTATTCTGAAATAGATTTCCCGTCTAACGCCCTCTTGGAGTTGAATGAATTCTATAAGTTCTGCCTGGTGGGTAAAAAGTTTCCGCTCAGACCAAGATTAAAGATGTCTCACCTATCCAGCTCAGCGGTTCGCACCATGTTATCACTTGATCCGAATAAGCATGTTCAGCTGAAAAAGTATATTTCATTTACCGCGAGTGAGCTTACTAATTTAACGAGGTGCTGGAGAGATGCTTAA
- a CDS encoding IS5 family transposase, which yields MAQMGFFDLSDRYASLDAKRDPLVEIDAVVPWEEFRPALERVWRKPVADRKSRAGREPIDAVLMFKTLVLSALYNLSDDQIEYQVRDRLSFMRFLGLGLGDRVPDAKTVWLYRDALAQAGKVEELFGLFDGHLARRGYIARGGQILDASIVPVPRNHNTRDENATIKKGEVPEDWADKPAKRVQKDVDARWTKKHGKSHYGYKNHVNVDRTHKLVRRYHVTDAAVHDSQAVDHLLMQGNTGSGVWADAAYRSEEMEAKLRALKLKSHIHRKGNRGKPLTDQAKGSNRTKSTVRVRVEHIFGAQANDMGGTLVRTIGLVRAKAKVGMKNLAYNMRRLGQLGRINPHPA from the coding sequence ATGGCGCAGATGGGTTTTTTCGATCTTTCGGACCGTTACGCGAGCCTCGATGCCAAAAGGGATCCGCTGGTCGAAATTGATGCCGTCGTGCCGTGGGAGGAGTTTCGTCCGGCTCTTGAGCGGGTCTGGCGCAAGCCTGTTGCGGATCGCAAGTCCCGCGCGGGGCGCGAGCCGATAGATGCGGTGCTGATGTTCAAGACGCTGGTTCTGAGCGCGCTTTACAACCTGTCGGATGATCAGATCGAATATCAGGTCCGCGACCGGCTTTCCTTTATGCGCTTCCTGGGGTTGGGCCTTGGTGACCGGGTGCCCGACGCCAAGACGGTGTGGCTGTATCGCGATGCGCTGGCGCAGGCCGGCAAGGTGGAGGAGTTGTTCGGGTTGTTTGACGGTCATTTGGCGCGGCGGGGCTACATTGCGCGCGGCGGTCAGATCCTGGACGCCTCCATCGTGCCGGTGCCGCGCAATCACAACACGCGCGATGAAAACGCAACGATCAAGAAGGGCGAGGTCCCCGAGGATTGGGCTGATAAGCCAGCGAAACGGGTGCAAAAGGATGTGGACGCACGTTGGACGAAAAAGCACGGCAAGAGCCACTACGGCTACAAGAACCATGTGAATGTGGACCGCACGCATAAGCTGGTCCGGCGCTACCACGTCACCGACGCCGCTGTGCATGACAGCCAGGCAGTGGATCATCTGCTGATGCAGGGCAACACCGGGTCTGGCGTGTGGGCGGATGCTGCTTATCGGTCCGAGGAGATGGAGGCCAAACTCCGCGCCTTAAAACTGAAAAGCCACATCCACCGCAAGGGCAATCGGGGCAAGCCGCTGACCGACCAGGCCAAGGGCAGCAACCGCACCAAATCCACCGTGCGGGTCCGGGTTGAGCACATCTTCGGCGCGCAGGCCAACGACATGGGCGGCACCCTGGTGCGCACCATCGGCTTGGTGCGGGCGAAGGCCAAAGTCGGCATGAAGAATCTCGCCTACAACATGCGCCGCCTCGGCCAACTGGGTCGCATCAACCCGCACCCAGCCTGA